The Vicia villosa cultivar HV-30 ecotype Madison, WI unplaced genomic scaffold, Vvil1.0 ctg.001967F_1_1, whole genome shotgun sequence genome includes the window GAGAGCGAAAGGGACGTGTGCATGGGAGTGATTAGCTTTGCTTCATTCACCTGTTGTTTTCAAAGTTAAGAACGTTTACAGAGTGTCCTCGATTTTCTACAATTCCATTtcataatataataatatcataGTAATATCATAAtcatataatagtaataataatatttgcaTGTGTCTCCACTAAATCAAATCTTTGTTCTTCTCCTCTCTTTACATTTTAAATCAAACTTGGCGGGCCAGTACTACAATCAAGATGTTTTGTTTAGAGCCATCTTGTTTTCTAACCCTTTCTGACTAGTTCAATACTACTGACCCACCATACTTCTGTCatcaatttttctttatttttttaaatttttttattataatgtaATAAATTTAAGCATGGATACAGTAACAGTAGTACCTGATCATCTTTATTTTGAATTACTACTGTTCATTTTGATTcctttgtttgtatttttctATCGAGCCAATCcaagctttttctttttctttatctaGACGTACGAAACTTACATATAGGAGTATTATATAACTTGTTTTTTTAACAGCAAAAAAATGAAATATGTTGAGACTTTATTGGAGAAAAAAATTCCTGTAAAAATGCATTGAGAAGTgacatttttcttttgtttttattaaattaaaatataagtgtAGTTTTTATTTCAAGGGCATTTGAACAATTCTTTGGAAGCGGATGTCAAATTAGCGGAAGCCTTTCGGTTTGTTATGGTGATTAAAAGGAGGAGTCCGATATTTGTAGAAACAACGGGAGACAATGGGAGTTATTGGATAGCAACTTAGGTTGCAAACTTTGGTCGGCAAACGTTGTTTTGGGAGTGGTTGATGCAGAGGGGCGGAATAATCTTGTTAGTAGGATTTGATAACTTGAAATATGGTGGTGGTAAAGGAATAGAAGAAAAGACGGAGATTAAAAAAGTTTTGACATGATAATTATTTCCATGAACATAAGAGGGAAAGTGAATGCACTCAAAAGAGAAAGATAAGCAATTTGATTAAAAAGGGCAATGCAGATATTTTTATGGTACAGGAGACTAAGATAACTAGTTTGGGAAGGTCGGGGGGTTTGTTGATTTTATGGAAGGCGGTAATTTGGaggttttaaatagttttaaagaGGAGGTCTGTTTGGGGATTAAAATCTGTTGGAAGAATAATATCTATTATTTGGTGAATATTTATTCCTCGTGTGACTTGAGTAAGAAGAAAACTTTGTGGATGAATTTGTTATTGTTTAAGTAGTCTTTCAAAGACGGAGAATGGATTTTGGGAGGAGATTTCAATGCTATTAAACATAGTAGAGTAAGGAAAGGTAAGGCAAAGTTGGTAAACCATAATGAAGAGGAGTTATTTGCGGATTTTATTAACAAGAGTTCTTTGGTAGATATTCCGGGTAAGGGAAAAAAATTCTTGGTATAATGGAGATGGGAAATCGATGAGTAGAATAGTCCGGTTTCTCTTATCGAATAATATTGTTAATCGATGGGGAGTGATTGATCAATTAATTGGTTCAAGGGATATTTCAGATCATTGTCCGATTTGGATAGCGGCGGATAATTCAAATTGGGGGCCAAAACCATTCAAGTTCAATAACGAATGGTTTTCATTTGATTATTTTCTTTGTGGAGAAAGAGTGGAAAAGTTTGAAAGTGGAAGGAAGaggagattttgttttgaaagtaAAACTTAGACTTCTAAAAGACAAACTTAGAAGGTGGAACCAGAAAGTGTTTGGGAAGACCGATTTGGAGGTGGAAGAGGGAGTTCGAGATTTAAATTTGGCCGATGAGAGGTTGAAAGTGGAAGAGGGAGTTCGAGACTTAAATTTGGCTGATGAGAGGTTGGAAGTTGATTCAACTTTTATGCTTAACAAGAActtagaaaaaaagaaaagaaccaacTAGACGTTTTTGGAGAAACTTGAGGATTAAATAAAATATGCTTTTACAAAAATCAAGATTGAGATGGATTAAAGATGGAGACTCAAATAGTGGTTTTTTTCATAAGGTGATGAAACATAGAAGAAGACTTAATCATATAGGTATTATTCTTACTCCAGGTAGGATGGTGGATTCGGTGGGGGAAGTTAGGGAGGCAGTTTTGAATCATTTTGGGAACAAGTTAATAGAATCGAAAGAGGTTAGGCCCTTGTTGGATGGGGTTCCGTTTAAAAGTATTAGTGAAGCAGATGTGATGGATCTTGAAAAACCTTTTCTTGAAGAAGTAACAAAGGAGGAAATTTGAGGGTGTGGGGGAGCAAGAAGCCCGGGTCCGGACGGTTActcatttttttataaagaattgTTGGCCTTTTCTTAAAGATGATTTTATTAGCTTCTTCAATTATTTCTTTACTGGAAAAGTTCTTTCAAAGGTaatcacttcttcttttttggcCTTGGTACTAAAGTCTCAAAATCCATTAAGCTTGGACGATTATAGaccttttttttcataaataactCTTGTATTAAAAAGAGAGTACTAGGGGTAATCAACCCTTACAAGAGAGAACAGGATAACCTGAAAGCCAACAGTAATCAAAATTCAAATGCACAAAGACGGATTTTTAAACCACTCATAAAAGTTACACATAATTCTATCTTTGGATACTATTACAAGCCACCACCAAGTATGCCAAAGtatcaaataaaataattctTCGCTATCAAATACCGCATTATTAAATATCATATCATTTCTAAGCTTCCAAATGCACCACCAAATAGTCACTCAAATAGCTGCCACCCTCTTTCTTTATATCTTGCCCGACAGAGAGGTTACGCACATCTAAATTTGGCTGCAACAATCTACAGCAAAATGGGTGTCTAATTCCATCCATTGAGTAATACTTGACCACAGTCTTTGGATCTTAGGACAGAAAATGAATATATGGTTTGAATTTTCACTATGTTGTTCGCAAAATACACATAGAGCCTCTAGGTTATGCAATATAACTCTTCTTCGTAATAATTGTTTCCTCGTCGATAATCTATCCTGCAATAATCTCCGGCCAAAAAACTTTTATTTAGATGGCACCTGGGCCTCCCAAATCATGTTCAGCCCCTGGTTATTACCAAGCTCCAACACACCACCAACTGGATCTTGCATTAACAATTTGTAGAAAGATTGAACCGTAAAGCATTTTGACACATCAAAAGGCCAAACAATAACATCTTCAGAGTTAATATTCAATTCGATATCAAGCAACAGGGATTGCAATCCTTGTTGCTTGATAAAAAGTTTACTAGGCTTCAAAGTAACTTCTTGTGGGGGGGGGGAGTGGAGGAAAAGAGGAAGATATATTGGGTGAGTTTGAAGGATGTAAACTTACCTTTTGAGAACGGTGTTTAATTTAGCTCTTATTAACAGGTGGAGATGAGAATCTTCAAGGCCAAAACTCCCTTTGGTTTGATATTTTGAAAGCGCGCTATGGAGATTTATCGTGTCAAGTTTTTTTgcgatggaaaagaaaaatattcCTCTTCTTTCTCAACTTGGTGGATggatattttaaaaattggtAAATATTCTTTTCTTGATCCTATTGTTGCTTGTAGTAGGTTTATTACGTATAATGGTTTCAATACCCCCTTTTTGGGAAGCTAAGTGGTTTGAAGGAATTACTTCGAAGGAGGAATATTCGGAATTATTCACGGCATCTTGCTTAAAGAGAGTTTCGGTTGCGGCTATAGGAGGTTGGTTTGAAGGAATGTGGCAATGGGGCGATTTTGGCTTAAACACAGTGGTTGTGGAAAATCCCGGTCTCACGGTCAGTTTGGCTTCTTTTCGGGATCAGATGGAAGGATTTTATGGTTTATTGGAACGTAAAGACTTGGTAGAATAGACTGATAACTCATAAGCAGAATTTTAGGTTGCCTCGTGTTTTTCTTTTTATGGTAGCTTTCAAATTCCTTTCGGTCCTCCAAACAAGTTTGATGGAGCTTTTGGGCTAGTGTGGAAATTGGATGTGCCTTTTGATAAGTGCTTTATTCATGCTAAAATGACTTATTATAACATAGCACTTATCTTGCTTATTTGACCTATTTCTCACATAAAAACCCCCAATTATTGAATAAACTATTATTGTGCAAGATTACTTGGCTTGGTTTGTTTTTGTGCAGGATTTGGCCTTAAAGCAAAAACCAGAAAACagagcattcgctgcagcgaactatatttcgctgtagcgaactccagGCACTCAAAGACAAAAATCCAGAAACagtgcattcgctgcagcgaaaggtagcgaatggtagcgaaggcccaattcgctgcagcgaaccatatttcgctgtagcgaatgaagTCAGAATCAAACTTCCCAGTTTCGCTAGCAGCAAGCAGTAGCGAGGTACATTCACTGCAGCGAACcttatttcgctgtagcgaactttggcggtttctagaagatttgaatttcttaaagctgaagaaaacattcgctgcagcgaaatacCCTTCGCATAGCGAACTCTGGCGGTTCAACAAAGACTTAACAATGAAGcaaggcattcgctgcagcgaacttctgttcgcgtaGCGAACTGAGGCGGCCAGAACAGCTATAAAAGGAGCAGAAACCAGTTCAGAAGTATTCATTCACTTTTATCTTGTAATACCTTTGTAATAGTAACAGAAATAGAGGCTTTTAGGGAGAGGGAGTTGGACATACATCGAGAGTCGGGAAATCGTCGTTGATGTCGTTCCAACTCGAATCTTCCATTGTTCTTCaagctaccatgagtagctaaatccctctcttgttgggattggtcgtagttcaccaaacaatatgtattttctttgatcatggcgttatatataatttatgtttgaatcattatcgttgttatcttcgtttttaccgtttatttcatggattgaattgatattgacaaatacgattctaatctcgatccaagataacaactattaaactctaaatgctagacatagatttaggtttaatattcacttcaagtattgaaacttaatgctaccgtatcgtttaataggctgagaaatcgtcgattaaaccataaggtagaaatctcaacaaacgtttagacatgaactttgttgtgagcaatacgtgatgataTTGAAACAAGCATACATTATGTATAAATGATCTAAGATTTACATATTGAATTGgtggatgaaaaccaattcccaacaagTCTATTCCTGTAAACTTATCTTTCGTTATTTACGCAATTTTACTTTCCGTAACTTTCAACCAAACAAACTTGAAACTCTATGCTTAGAACTATAGAAATTGTTGAACGGTTTTGATATcgctccaatccctgtggatacgataatacaaaatacttacatttgacttgtactttctacaacatcaaattaactctccccaacttgaatctttgcttgtcctcaatcaaagtaaaaacaaaagCAAGAGTTTCTAAACCACCTTCACATGATTAAACAAATTTCTCAATGGAGTATAGGAGGCACATGGctctttgaagtttgaacatcCAAGGATAAATGTTTTATGACTTCCTTTAGTACTTAGACATATTCATGAAACAAGTCTTCCACATAAAAACTATGTCAATCAATCCAAAGCACTAAACATGTTAATCATGAATCACACTTACCACACTTTTTGTATAAGTGAAAATGATGAGGTATGTTGATCTCTCACATGACAAATTTTGCCAACATCTAGATCAATTCATACTTTCATCCAAGCAAGATATGTTGATAAGCAAGAACATAGATCACTAAGGTCttttatggttgtaatgtggctaaggtaccaaggaagtgtcatttaTGGAAACAAAAAGGTTGTTGATTTTTTCTTTTTAGAAGAGCATTCATAAATTGTGATTTTTCTACACATATCACTCATCATACCtttcttgtttctttctttttgaatgcATTTTTTCTTGTtgttcatttttcttttcttactttttatttcttcttttgattctcacatctttttcttttcttttgaagaaagtctttttctcttttctccccaacttgaacaaCACCTTACTTTCTTTGAATGCTCTTTGAGATTTGGCAAAAGATATCATGGTTTCAAGGTATTTATTCAAGGAAAAATTGAATCTATCATATATGAACTTTTTATGATTTTCAGAGATATAGAACAATATCCATTAAGTGGTTTACTTAATGTATTGTTCAGTTCATCAATGATAGATTCATTGTCATATGGCTCAAAaagggtttgcaaaagatcactcACTTACAAGGGATAATGAGGCTATATTTGGTTTAGTAGTTATGCTCAATTTCAAAGAATTGTCTTGATCCCTTCTATGTCTTTGCAATTACCAACATAAATgcaagattaagcatgaatcaaacaagttaaaacaagaatttgtCAGTCTCCTTAGCATATAGTGAAAAATGGAAGGTTACCTCACTTTCTTGGATTGGTCATAAGACACATAACTAATCACTAGATTAAAACACACAAAATTTAAAGATGAAGAAGATGGCATGATTGGCAAAGAAATTTTGCTGATTCTGttgtgttcgctgcagcgaatcagggtttcgcgtagcgaactctgcTGAACTCagttttctgcagaatttttctTTGTACCATGTCACGCCATTTTCTTCCTACTAATCTAGTAATTATGCATAAAGGAAATGAAAGCAATGAAAAGTTGGGTTACCTCCCAACAAGTGCTTGTTTAACGTCATTAGCTCGACGCCTGTTTCGAGTAAGCTTTATGGTGGTTTGTATGAATTCGTCAAAATGTCCTTGCCACCATCCTTTGGCCTTTCTTTCTCGTCCATTTCTTTGGATGCTTCCAGGCCTAATTCATCAGGAGCTTTATCTTTTGAATAGTCATCCTTCTTGTGTTGAAACAATGTGAAATTGATCTCTCCATATTTGTGCCTTACCTTCATTTTCCTTTCATCCACGTCAATCATCATTCTTGCCATTTTTATGAAAGGACGACCTAAGATTGGAGGGCTGTCTTCATTACCGTTCAGGCTTATTACCACAAAGTCAGTTGAACATTGAAAACCCTCCACTTTGATCTTTACGTCTTTCATTACGCCAATTGGTTTTGTGGTTGATTTGTCGGCAAGTTGTAATTTCATTGTTGTAGGGCTCAAATGAAGATCTTCAATCTTTCTCATGGTGGACCACGGAAGAAGATTTACGCTTGATCCAAGATCAACTAAAGCGTTATCAAAATAGAGATGTCCAATGGTAATTGGTAAGGTAACTTGTCCAGGATCCGCATTGTTTTCTTCCTCCTCCTTACGTTttcctttttcttgatttttctccacAACTATGCCTTTTGAATTCTCTCCAACTTTGTTTTGGACGATATCACCAGCTTTCGTCGTAATTGTGTTACAGGTTTCCTTGGGATTAACTTGAGTGGTGGCAGAAAACGTACCTCTTTGTTGCTCACTTAGTTGCTTTGCAATCTGCCCAACTTGCGTTTCAAGATTTCTAATCGATGCATCAGTGTTCTTCTGGTTTGCCATGGACAGTTGCATAAATTGATTCAAGGTATCCTCGATTTTTGAAAGCTTATCTGGCTGTGTGTAACTTTGGTACTGATTTGGT containing:
- the LOC131637346 gene encoding uncharacterized protein LOC131637346, with protein sequence MEGGNLEVLNSFKEESFKDGEWILGGDFNAIKHSRVRKGKAKLVNHNEEELFADFINKSSLVDIPGKGKKFLKEWKSLKVEGRGDFVLKVKLRLLKDKLRRWNQKVFGKTDLEVEEGVRDLNLADERLKVEEGVRDLNLADERLRWIKDGDSNSGFFHKVMKHRRRLNHIGIILTPGRMVDSVGEVREAVLNHFGNKLIESKEVRPLLDGVPFKSISEADVMDLEKPFLEEVTKEEI